In Chloroflexota bacterium, the sequence GCGAAGGACCTCACCCGCTGACCGTCAACGCTCACCCATCTGCTGACGCTCGACGTTTGCGTCAGCGGTCAGCAATGAGTCTGTCATCCTGAACGAGCGAGCTTGCGAGCGACGTGAAGGATCTCCCCACCGTGACGGTCAGCGGGTGAGGTCCTTCGCTGCGCTCAGGATGACATGGGGAGTTGCGTGCTTGCTACGAGCGTGCGGCACGTGTCAGCCGTGACGCTTCCACGATCCACGATCCACGATCCACGATCCACGATCCACGATCCACGATCCACGATCCACGATCCACGATCCACGATCCACGATCCACGATCCACGAGCCACGAGCCACGAGCCACGAGCCACGAGCCACGAGCCACGAGGCAGCCTACCGCAGCAGGTTGAACTCGATGCCGAGCATCTCCGCGACCCAGCTCATATCGTCGATGGTGAACTGCTCCAGCGGCACGCCTTCGGTCTGGTAGGCGCGTGCCTTCTCGTTCTCCAGGTCGCCGGGCGCGTACACGCGCTCGACGCCCTCGCGCGGCGGCGACGCCTGGAACCGTTCACGGGCCTCGCGGGCGCTGCGCGTGAACGTCTCGAGGTCGGTCATCTGCGCGATGTCGATGGCCTGGAACCAGTGGCCGGTGTGGGCCGGCTTGCGCTTCCGTGACTCCGGATCGATCCTCTCCCAGTCGTTCGGGCTGCCGCCCAGGAACGAGGTGATCATCGACATCACCACGGCGAACCCGACGCCCTTGTAGCCGGCGATGGCCGTCAGCGTGCCGCCCTCGTTGCGAGCCGTGGCGCTGGTGGTCGGGAAGCCATCCTGATCGAGCGCCCAGCCCGCCGGTACCGGCTCACCGCGCCGACGGTAGATGTCGAGTCGGTTGCCAGCCACCGTGCTGAGGGCCATGTCGAGGAAGACCGGTTGATACTCGGCATCGGGCAGGCGGACGTTCGGGTCCACGATGCGGGTCGGGATGGCCCAGGATGGCGGGTTGTTCCCGATCAACGGCTCCTTGCCGCCAAACGGCGCGATGCCGTTGGTGGCGTTGGTCACCGCGAACCCGATCATGTTGTGTCGCACCGCCAGGCTGGCCCAGAAGCCGGAGTGGCCGTAGTGATTGCTCTCGCGCACAAGGACTGTGCCCGAGCCGTACTCCTTCGCCAGTTCGATGGCCTTGCGCATGCCGGCGTAGGCGGCCACGTGCCCGAGTGCGTTGTCGCCAGTCATCACGACGCCGGCCTTCGAGCCGCCCACCACTCGGATGTCAGGCGTCGGGTTAGCGCGACCATCCTTCAACTCGGTGACGTAGAGACGCAGGTTCTTCAGCCCGTGGGTCACCGTGCCGGTCCCATCGGCGTTCACGAGCGCCTCGGCGGCGTCGTGGGCCTGATCGGCGGGCACGCCGCACGCCTCGAAAGCGCGGGCCGCGAACTGAACGCAGCGCTCCCACGGAACGACGGCAGCGACGCGCACCATCTCGACCATCAGTAACCTCCCCGGAGGAGTCAGGAGTCAGGAGTCAGGAGTCAGGAGTCAGGAGTCAGGAGTCAGGAGTCAGGAGTACTGTCGGCTAAAAGCTGCGACTCCCCGTTGTCATCCTGAGCGCAGCGAAGGACCTCACCCGCTGACGCGGGCTTGACGGTCAGCGGGTGAGATCCTTCGCTGCACTCGCAAGCTCGTTTCGCTCAGGATGACATGCCCTCAGGATGACATGCCCTCGGGTTGACATGCCCTCAGGATGACGTGCCCTCCAGGGCGATTGCATGTTCATTGGTGTACCCGAAGCATCATGGAACGGGCGGTCGGGGACTGAAGTCCCCGCCTACACGCATTCAGTCGCTGCGCGACGGACACAGGGAACAGCAGCAACAGGTGAGACCGGAGCGTCGCGCAGCGACTGCAGGATCGTAGGCGGGGCTTTCAAGCCCCGACGCGGCGGCACGACGCGCTCAACATGCAATCGCCCCGACGCGGCGGCACGACGACATCAACATGCAATCGCCCTGACATGCCCGCGGGATGACATGCCCGCGGGATGACATGCCCTTCCTGACTCCTGACTCCTGGAACCTCATACGATGTCGTACTGGACGCCTACGAACTCGGCCACCCAGGCCAGGTCGTCCAGCGTGAACTGCTCCAGCGGCACGCCCTGCAGGTGCGCCCTGGCCTTGGCGTTCTCCAGGTCGCCGGGCGCGTGCACCTGAGAGACGCCCTCGCGCGGCGGCGACGCCTGGATGCGACCCCGGGCCTCGCGGACCTGCTTGCAGAACTCTTCGAGGTCGGTGAACGCTTCGATGTTGTAGACCTGGAAGAAATGGCCCGTCGTGCCGGGCGTGAACGCCTTCGTGACCGGGTCGCGCTTCTGGTCGTCGAACATGCTGCCGGCCAGGAACGAGGTCATCATGCCCAGCACCACGGCCAGCCCGACGCCCTTGTAGCCGGCCATCGGGAAGAGGGTGCCGCCGGCGCGCTGGTCGTTCGGATCGGTCGTCGGGAAGCCGTCCTTGTTCAAGGCCCAGCCCTCGGGGATCGACTCGCCGCGTCGCCGGTAGATGTCGAGCCGGTTGCCGGCCACCACGCTCAGGGCCATGTCGAGGAAGACTGGCTCGTACTCGGCAGCCGGGAGGGACTTCGACGGATCGGAGACCTTCGACGGGATCGCCCAGGACGGCGGGTTGTTCCCGACAATCGCCTCCTTGCCGCCCCACGCCGCCATCGTCGGGCCGGCGTTGGTGAACGAGAAGCCGATCATGTTGTGGCGCACCGGCACGCTCGCCCAGAAGCCGGAATGGCCGTAGTGGTTGCTGTCGCGCACCACTACCGTGCCGGTCCCGTACTCCTTCGCCAGCTCGATCGCCTTGCGGATGCCCGCGTAGGCCGCCACGTGCCCAAGCGCCCGGTCGGCCGCCATCACGGCCACGGCCTTCGAGCCGCCGACCACCTGGATGTTCGGCGTGGGGTTGGCGCGGCCCTCCTTGAGGTTGGTGATGTACATCCGCAGATTTTTCAGGCCGTGGGTCGTCGTGCCGTGGCCGTCAGCATCGACAATCGCCTCGGCGGCATCGCGGGCCTGGGCCGGCGGACAGCCAGCGGCCTCGTAGGCCCGCTGCGCGAAGTCAACCAGTCTCTCCCACGGCACCACGGCTGCTACTCGTACTGGCTCCGCCATCGCTGGCACCCTCCTCGGTTGGATATCGCTTCCGGGTTGGCTGTGCATGGGCGGCGAGCCTACCGCGAGGTCACGGGTCCGCATCGAGCCGTCCTGCAGGCGCGCACCCATGCGCGCCGCTACACGTCGTCTGGGACGGTAGGCCGGGCGGACGGCCCGCGTCAAGCCGCGCCGCATCGAACGGCGGCGACCGGCTCGTTATCCTATCGCTGGCCGCCCGACCGTTTCCGCTCGATGCCGGGCCGGCCCGGGAGGTTCCATCGTGGCGAAGCTGATGGTGCGCGGCGGCCGGCTGGTCGATCCGCGCAACCGGCAGGATGGCGTGGCCGACCTGATCTTTGAGGATGGCCGCGTCAGCGAGGTCGGGCAGGGGCTCAGCGTGCCGAAGGGCGCGCAGGTGGTCGAGGCGGCCGGGCTGGTCGTGATGCCCGGGCTGGTGGACAGCCATGCCCACGTCAGCGGCGAGTTCCGCCCGGGGCACGCCATGATGGCTCGGGCCGGCGTCACGACGGCGCTCAATCTCTCGGGCGACGTACGGGATGTGCTGGAAGGCATCAAGCTGGCGGGGGCCGGCCTGACCATCGCCTCGCTCGACTCGCCGACGCCCGGCAACGAGCTGCCCAACGCCTCACCGACCGCCTCGGAGATCGGGGCGGCGCTCGACCGCTCGTTGGAGCGCGGCGCCATCGGTGTCAAGGTGCTGGGCGGGCACTACCCGTACACGCCCGACGCCACCGCCGAGATCTTCCGAGCGGCCCGCGCCCGCACAGCCTACGCAGCCTTCCACGTCGGCTCGACGGTCACCGGCAGCGACCTTCACGGCCTGCGCGAGTCGGCAGCGCTGGCGGACGGCGGCCCGCTCCACATCGCCCACGTCAACTCGTACTGCCGGGGCATGGTGCTCGACGCCATCGACGAGGCGAAGGAGGCCATCGACATCCTGGTGCGCCACCCGAACCTGCGCTCGGAGTCGTACCTGGCGCGGGCGAACGGTACCTCCGGCAAGATCGTGGATGGCGTGCCGGCCAGCGGCACGGCTCGCAACTGCCTGATCATGGGCAACTATCCCGTCACCGAGGCCGGACTCGAACGGGCGATGCTCGACGGCTACTGCTCGGTGGTGGACGGCGCCGGCGACGCCAATCGGCTGCTGACCGGCCAGGCGGCCCGCGATCTCTGGCAAGAGCTGGGGACGGCCATCGGCATCTCGTTCCCCGTCAACGACCCGACCAGCCAGTTCATCCTGGCGACGGCGCGGCGGCCGGACGGTCGATTCGCGGTGGACGCGCTCTCGACCGACGGCGGCGGCATCCCGCGCAACGTGACCGTCGATCACGGCCTTGCCATCGTGGCGCTCGGCGGCTTGAGCCTGATGACCTTCGTGCAGAAGGCGGCGCTGGCCCCCGCCCGGATGCTTGGCCTGGACCGGAAGGGCCACCTGGGCGTCGGAGCCGATGCCGACTGCGCCCTGGTGGACGTGGCAACGCGCACCGTCAAGGCGACCATCGCCGCTGGCCGCCCGATCTGCCTGGATGGCGTCATCGTCGGCAGCGGCGGAACGCTGGTGACCACGACGCGCGGCGAGCGGGCGGCCCGACAGGCCGGCGTCGCGGCGGAGGTCGTGGATCTGGCGCGTTCGGGCCTGTACGCCCCGCATTCCATGGGTGGGGGATCGTAGGGCGTGGGAGGTGGGTCGTGAGGCGTGAGGCGTGAGGCGTGAGGCGTGAGGCGTGAGGCGTGAGGCGTGAGGCGTGAAAGCATGCCTGCTGACGTGCGCCGCTGCGATGCAGTAAAGACGCACCCCCCATGTCATCCTGAGCGCAGCGAAGGACCTCACCCGCTGACGCGAACGTTGCTGGTCGGCGGGTGATATGAGCGTTGCCGGTCAGCAGATGACGCGAACGTGACGGTCAGCGGGTGAGGTCCTTCGCTGCGCTCAGGATGACAACTGCAACTTGCACGCTTTCACCAACCCCACGCCCTACGACCTACGACCCACGCCCTACCTGTTGAGGCCTTCCACCACCGACGTGACGTTGAACCTGAGCAGGTCGAGGTAGGTCTTCACCTGGGAGTCGAAGGCGTCGCTGTACAGCCGCTTGACCTCTACGCCCGCGTCTCGGGCCGCCAGCTCCAGGATGCGCGCGTTGAACTGCGGCTCGGCAAAGACCGTCGGGATGTTGTGCGACCTGATCTCCGTCACCAGCGCCGCGACCTCCTGGGCGGACGGCTCGCGACCCGGGCTCTTGACCACCACGCCGATCAGCTCGAGGTCGTAGTGGGCCGCGAAGTAGGGGAAGGCGTCGTGGAAGGTCACGAGCTTGCGCCGCTCAGCCGGCAGCTTCGCGATCTCTCCCTTCGCCCAGGCGTCCAGCGCCGCGATCTCGCCGATGTACGCCGTGGCGTTGGCCCTGTAGGTGTCCGCGCCGGCCGGGTCCACCTCGGAGAGGGTGTCGCGGATCGTTTCGACGTAGGCGATGGCGTACATCGGATCCAGCCAGAGGTGCGGGTTGCCCTCGGCGTGGGCATGGCCGTGGGTGTCTTCGTCCTCGTCCTGGCTGCCGGCCATCGGCGTGACGCCCGCGCTGAGGACCACCGTGGTCAGGTCCGGCAGCAGCTGTTCCGCCACGAGGTCGGCTGCCGTGTCGTCGATGCCCAGGCCGTTCCAGACGGCCAGCCGCGCGCCCTGCATCGACTGGATGTCACGCGGGGTCGGCTGGTAGGTGTGCGGGTCAGCGCCAGCCGGCACGACGCTGAAGACCTCAACGCGGTCCCGGCCGACCTGCTCGACTAGATCCTTGACGATGCCCATGCCGACGACGACCCGCACCGCGCGGGCCTGAGCGGATGGCTGCGATGCCGCCCGGGCAGCCGGCTGGGCGGATGAGACGGACGGGCCGATGACGGCGACCGCGAGAGCGACGATCAGCGCCAGCGCAAGCGCGAGCGGTTTAGCCATAGCGCGGCTCCTCAGCAGAACGCGCATGGCCGGGCAGACCAGGCGCACGGACAGCAGGGAGGGCCGAAACCGCCAGCCGGAGCGGGCGTCCACGCGCCTCCACAGACGAAACGCAGTATCAGTAGGATAGCCGAGGGCGTGCGCTCAACGCCATAGATGAGACGAGATATCATCGACTGCTCATAAAAAGAGGCGGGGCTGCCCGGCCGGGCCGCCCCGCCTCTTTTGGTCGCCGTAGCCGGCGACAGCCGATCAACCTGGGCCGGAACCCTGGTCGGTCGAGACGCCGCAGGAGAACGAGCCGAGGTAGCCCTTCTCGTCAGCGATGAACGCGTTCAGCGCAACCGTGCCGTCCTTGACGTTGTAGACGTCGCCGCGGCTGCCGGTGTAGACGTAGAAGACGTACTCGCCCGGGGTGATCCCGGCCTGAGTCGCGCTACCCTGGGTCGCAGGACCACCACGGCCCGCGCGGCCACCCTGGCCGTTGCCGCTCTGGTTGTCACCCTGGGACGGGCCACCGTCCGACCGGCCACGGAGGCCGACGTCGATACCGTTGCCGCCGCCCTGGGCCTCGGGGGAGATGTTCGCCCGGATCGCGCCGTCGAACGAGCCACCCGAGTTCTGGGCGGTGAAGCTGGCCACGGCCTGCTGCGACTCAAGCTCGCCGTTGTACCGGACGATGACACCGACGGTCGTCGGAGCGGACACGCCCGAGTAGTTCACGGTGTAGAACAGCGCCGGCACGCCGTGGCTGTTCGAGCCGTACGAGGCCGAGTTCAGATCGGTGAGACCGTAAGCACCAGCCGAGGTGCCGCACGAGCCACCAGCCGCGCCACTCTGGGCGCTCGCCGGCGAGGCGAAAGCTGTCACGGCCAGAAGAGCCGCGCCAGCGATGGACGAAAGCTTCCGCATTCAATCCTCCAAAAAGTTACCCGCGGTTGCCGCGCACACGAACACGAGGGGACGGTAAAAGCCTGGACCTCAACCTGGGAATCTCCCCTGAAGACGTTCCTAAACCCACCTCCCGCTTCCCCTCGTCCGACCGCCCGACGCGTACCCCTACACTGCAACCGAAGGCGCGGCGACCACGGTTGGCGTGGGGAGGACCGGGGAGTGCTGATGGCTTTCAGACCACCGCGGTTCCACGACAACGCGAGCCTACAGTTTTGTGAGCCTGTTGTCAAGACCCGGACGGAAGGTTGACTAGCAGAATCCTTGTATTGTCGCCAGGATTTACCCGTTGTGACGCGCTACGGTCGAGTAACGACTTGAGGTCATCGTCGACCAGCTCGCCCCACTGGTAATTGCGGCCAGAGGCTATCACCCAGACCTGCCGTCCTGCAAGCGGCCGGGCCACCAGCCGGTCGTAGTCGCCCCGGCTTCTGACCAGCACCGCCCCGGTATGTACGTCCCGACGGATATCGCCGACACGGGTTGTGTACTTTTCGTAGTCGTGGCTGCTGACCCAGAAATCCAGGCCGCCGATGTACCAGCCAACTGTCGTCGGCACGTCCGTCATCACGACAGCGTCACCGTCGATGCCCAACGATCGCGCCTGCCGCAGCCACGCGCCCTCCCTGGCCGAGAGCGCTGCTCGGTCGACGGCGCGGCGGACGTCCTGATGCGCCGCCACCGTCCCAACCAGGGCCAGCCCGACGACAAGCGGCGTCAGCAGATCGGGCGGGACGCCCAGGCGCCGGCGGCGCTCGGCCAGCCCGGCGGCTGCCTCGGCAAGCTGGCGCAGGCCCTGCACGCCCAGCACCACGATCACCAGCAGCATCGCCAGGCCGTACCGCTCCTGCGGCCCGCGCGGGATCAGGAACGCCGCGTGGACGAACGACGGCAGCAGCGCCAGCCAGAGCAAGAGCGTTGGCACGAGCTTCCGGCGGATCGCCAACCCGGTGCCGAGTACGGCCCCGGCCAGCAACACCCCGGGACCGTCCGCGAGCATCCGCAGGTAGAACCGGATCCGCGCCCACTCGACAGACGGGCTCAGGTACTCCTCGACCTCGCCGTATGCGCCGACGAGGCTCTCGGCGCGCAGGTGGGTCACCAGCAGCCAGAGCGCCACGGCGGCCAGCCCGACGATCCCCACCGACACGACGGGCGGCCACCAGCCTGCGCGGTCCCGGCGCACAGGCCACAGCGCCAGGCCGGCCTGAACGGTCAGCGGCAGCAGCAAGAACATGCCGGCCTCGTGGGCGAACGCGCTCAGCCCGACGCACACCCCGGCCAGGAGCTGATCGCTCGGGCGACCGGTGCGCGCGGCCCGCAGCAGGAACAGCAGCGCCAGGGCGAACAGCAGCACGAACAGCGCGTAAAACCACGCCTGCCGCGACCACACCACCAGCGACGGATGCCCAACGCACAGCGCGGCCACGGCCAGTCCGCCCAGCCGCCCGGCCACCTCTCGCCCGAGGAGGTACGCCACCGGAACGAGCAGCGCGCCGGCCAGCACGGCCGGGAGGCGCGTCGCGAAGTCGGACTCCCCCAGGAGCGCCAGCGAAGGCGCGGTCAGGTAGGTGGCGAGCAGACCGCGCGTGTAGACCCAGCCAGACGGCAGCCGTGGCAGTCCGGTCTGGTTGATGCCGCGCGCGGCCAGCGCCAGCCGCGCCTCGTCCACGGTGAGGGTGCCGTCCCAGCCCTGGAGGCCGTCCAGGCGGATCCAGAGGGCTGCCAGCGTCAGCGCAAGGACCGCCACCAGCGTCAGCGGTCCACCCCGATCTACCAGGCGCACGCGCCGGCTCCAGCCGACCGTTCCCGACCGCGCTGACGGCTGCAGACGGGCGGGTCCGGCCGATCGTGGTGCGGAGGTGGCCTGAGGCTGCTGCATGGGCACGGAGTGTACCGATGTGTTCCAGGTGGCGGCTCAATTGTCGGGTTTCCGGCGATGCTCAGCCGCTCGAAAGAAGATTCTTGACGCCCTTCGAGTCGTACGTTATGCTCTTGCTCGCGGTTCCGTGTGAGGGGGACAGCCCGCTTGCGGAGCCTGCGGGCGAATGCTGAGGTACGCGCCTACAGGCGCGATCCGAAAGGAGCGGGACACATGCGCGACCTGCGCGAGCTGGATTCGGACATCGAGATCACGAACGATCCATTGGAGAGCGACGACCTGAGCAACCAGTCCTCCGACGACGGCAACGACTAGTTCTCAGATTCGTCGGACTGGTCCCTACGGAATCGGGAGACCAACAGGGCCGCAGCCTGCAGGCTGCGGCCCTGCGTTGTGCTCGGGCCTCGGCGTCAGCCCGCCAGTACGCTTCAGCCCGCCAGTGCCGCGATGGACGCTCTGCCCGAGCATCCGTCACACTCACCCGCAGCATGGTCGATTTGGCCCCCGCGGCCCCCGCCAGGTCTCCAGGACGCTCTGCTGCCACGAGCGCCCGCGCCCGTTGGCCCTTGCTGCTGGAGATCGTGGCGCTCGGCGGGCTGGCGTGGCTGGCATTGCGCCTGCGGACCGCCAACCTCGACGCCTACACCGGCTCGTTTGACGAGGGGATCCGGGTGCAGCAGCTCCTGTTGATGTCGGCCGGCTACCGGCCGTTCCGTGACATCTTCGCGTCGCAGGGGCCGCTGCTGCTCGATCTGCTCTACCCGTTCTACCTGCTGTTCGGGCAGACGCTGACGGCTGCGCGAGCTGGCGTCGTGGTCTGCTCGGTCGTGGCGCTGGCGGGCGCGTGGTGGAGCATGCGGCAGGCGGCCGGCCCACTCGCCGGCGTGGCCGCGATCCTGATCCTGGGCATCAGCCCGACCTTTCTCGAAGGCTCGCGGCTGGCGCTTGCCGAGATCCCGACCATCGGCCCGGCCGTGCTGGCGCTCGGCTGCCTGCTCGCCTACGAACGGACAGGTCGCCGCTGGCTGCTGATCGTCTCGGCCTTGTGGTGCGCGCTCTCGGTCCTGATCAAGCCGATGGCCGTGCCGTTCGGCGCGGTGGTGGCTGTCCTGCTGCTCTGGCCGCCGGGCGCGCGTCGCCGTCCGGCGCTCGCCTGGCCGTGGCGGCGGGTGGCGGCCGACCTCGCGATCTACGGCACGGTCTTCGGCGTCGCCTGCGCCATCACGATCCTGCTGCTCGGGCCGGCCGGCGTCTGGGACAACCTGGGGGCGTATCGCACGGGGGCCGGCAGCACGGCCGGTGCGAAGGCCGCCGAGAACCTCCGCCTCACCTACAACATCATGAGCCGGGAAAGCCCCGGCCTGTACGCGCTGGCGGCGGTCGGGACGCTCCTGGGGCTCTGGCTGCGCCCCCGCCTGACTGTGGCGCTGCTGGCCTGGGCTGGCGCGGTCTTCGGTCTGTTCGTCGAGTACGGCGATCTGGCAGACAAGCACATCGTCTACCTGCTGCCGCCGGTGGCGCTGCTGGCGGCGCTCGGGGCTGGCCTGGGCTGGCAGTCCGCATGGCGGGCCTGGGCCGTGTTCACGGGACGGATTGCGCCGCATGGTCGGCAGCGGCAGGCGTTCACCGTGGCGGCATCCCTCCTGGGCGCGGCCGGCATCGTCGGCTACCTGGCAACGGTCCCCACGCTCCACCGTGCCGACCAGTACCTGCTGCGCGAGGCTCCGCGCGTCGCCGCCGAGCGCCGCGACCGTGCCGCCGACCTGGAGATCGCCGAGATCATCCGCTCCCACACTCCGCCCGACGGCTGGGTGCTGGCCGACAATCCGCTGGCGGCCTCCATGGCGCGCCGGCTGGTGATCCCATACCTCGTGGACACCAGCGGCACGCGCATCGATGCCGGCTCGCTGACGGCTCCGCTGGC encodes:
- a CDS encoding Ldh family oxidoreductase yields the protein MVEMVRVAAVVPWERCVQFAARAFEACGVPADQAHDAAEALVNADGTGTVTHGLKNLRLYVTELKDGRANPTPDIRVVGGSKAGVVMTGDNALGHVAAYAGMRKAIELAKEYGSGTVLVRESNHYGHSGFWASLAVRHNMIGFAVTNATNGIAPFGGKEPLIGNNPPSWAIPTRIVDPNVRLPDAEYQPVFLDMALSTVAGNRLDIYRRRGEPVPAGWALDQDGFPTTSATARNEGGTLTAIAGYKGVGFAVVMSMITSFLGGSPNDWERIDPESRKRKPAHTGHWFQAIDIAQMTDLETFTRSAREARERFQASPPREGVERVYAPGDLENEKARAYQTEGVPLEQFTIDDMSWVAEMLGIEFNLLR
- a CDS encoding glycosyltransferase family 39 protein, producing MRLVDRGGPLTLVAVLALTLAALWIRLDGLQGWDGTLTVDEARLALAARGINQTGLPRLPSGWVYTRGLLATYLTAPSLALLGESDFATRLPAVLAGALLVPVAYLLGREVAGRLGGLAVAALCVGHPSLVVWSRQAWFYALFVLLFALALLFLLRAARTGRPSDQLLAGVCVGLSAFAHEAGMFLLLPLTVQAGLALWPVRRDRAGWWPPVVSVGIVGLAAVALWLLVTHLRAESLVGAYGEVEEYLSPSVEWARIRFYLRMLADGPGVLLAGAVLGTGLAIRRKLVPTLLLWLALLPSFVHAAFLIPRGPQERYGLAMLLVIVVLGVQGLRQLAEAAAGLAERRRRLGVPPDLLTPLVVGLALVGTVAAHQDVRRAVDRAALSAREGAWLRQARSLGIDGDAVVMTDVPTTVGWYIGGLDFWVSSHDYEKYTTRVGDIRRDVHTGAVLVRSRGDYDRLVARPLAGRQVWVIASGRNYQWGELVDDDLKSLLDRSASQRVNPGDNTRILLVNLPSGS
- a CDS encoding DUF2079 domain-containing protein, with the protein product MLLEIVALGGLAWLALRLRTANLDAYTGSFDEGIRVQQLLLMSAGYRPFRDIFASQGPLLLDLLYPFYLLFGQTLTAARAGVVVCSVVALAGAWWSMRQAAGPLAGVAAILILGISPTFLEGSRLALAEIPTIGPAVLALGCLLAYERTGRRWLLIVSALWCALSVLIKPMAVPFGAVVAVLLLWPPGARRRPALAWPWRRVAADLAIYGTVFGVACAITILLLGPAGVWDNLGAYRTGAGSTAGAKAAENLRLTYNIMSRESPGLYALAAVGTLLGLWLRPRLTVALLAWAGAVFGLFVEYGDLADKHIVYLLPPVALLAALGAGLGWQSAWRAWAVFTGRIAPHGRQRQAFTVAASLLGAAGIVGYLATVPTLHRADQYLLREAPRVAAERRDRAADLEIAEIIRSHTPPDGWVLADNPLAASMARRLVIPYLVDTSGTRIDAGSLTAPLALDYVQRYQPSAIVTWPRRLGKLDRFVGQLPALGYRLEKSYPIGWKVYVRAQ
- a CDS encoding amidohydrolase family protein encodes the protein MAKLMVRGGRLVDPRNRQDGVADLIFEDGRVSEVGQGLSVPKGAQVVEAAGLVVMPGLVDSHAHVSGEFRPGHAMMARAGVTTALNLSGDVRDVLEGIKLAGAGLTIASLDSPTPGNELPNASPTASEIGAALDRSLERGAIGVKVLGGHYPYTPDATAEIFRAARARTAYAAFHVGSTVTGSDLHGLRESAALADGGPLHIAHVNSYCRGMVLDAIDEAKEAIDILVRHPNLRSESYLARANGTSGKIVDGVPASGTARNCLIMGNYPVTEAGLERAMLDGYCSVVDGAGDANRLLTGQAARDLWQELGTAIGISFPVNDPTSQFILATARRPDGRFAVDALSTDGGGIPRNVTVDHGLAIVALGGLSLMTFVQKAALAPARMLGLDRKGHLGVGADADCALVDVATRTVKATIAAGRPICLDGVIVGSGGTLVTTTRGERAARQAGVAAEVVDLARSGLYAPHSMGGGS
- a CDS encoding zinc ABC transporter substrate-binding protein, with translation MAKPLALALALIVALAVAVIGPSVSSAQPAARAASQPSAQARAVRVVVGMGIVKDLVEQVGRDRVEVFSVVPAGADPHTYQPTPRDIQSMQGARLAVWNGLGIDDTAADLVAEQLLPDLTTVVLSAGVTPMAGSQDEDEDTHGHAHAEGNPHLWLDPMYAIAYVETIRDTLSEVDPAGADTYRANATAYIGEIAALDAWAKGEIAKLPAERRKLVTFHDAFPYFAAHYDLELIGVVVKSPGREPSAQEVAALVTEIRSHNIPTVFAEPQFNARILELAARDAGVEVKRLYSDAFDSQVKTYLDLLRFNVTSVVEGLNR
- a CDS encoding phosphotransferase gives rise to the protein MARGSWIVDRGSWIVDRGSWIVDRGSWIVDRGSWIVEASRLTRAARS
- a CDS encoding Ldh family oxidoreductase — encoded protein: MAEPVRVAAVVPWERLVDFAQRAYEAAGCPPAQARDAAEAIVDADGHGTTTHGLKNLRMYITNLKEGRANPTPNIQVVGGSKAVAVMAADRALGHVAAYAGIRKAIELAKEYGTGTVVVRDSNHYGHSGFWASVPVRHNMIGFSFTNAGPTMAAWGGKEAIVGNNPPSWAIPSKVSDPSKSLPAAEYEPVFLDMALSVVAGNRLDIYRRRGESIPEGWALNKDGFPTTDPNDQRAGGTLFPMAGYKGVGLAVVLGMMTSFLAGSMFDDQKRDPVTKAFTPGTTGHFFQVYNIEAFTDLEEFCKQVREARGRIQASPPREGVSQVHAPGDLENAKARAHLQGVPLEQFTLDDLAWVAEFVGVQYDIV